One Bufo gargarizans isolate SCDJY-AF-19 chromosome 4, ASM1485885v1, whole genome shotgun sequence DNA window includes the following coding sequences:
- the LOC122933846 gene encoding gastrula zinc finger protein XlCGF26.1-like — protein sequence MTNQGEDLTVIKVEVEEEQMMGDPPCKSEVEEDIPVHVTTEIETRQTRQHFSSLQQSNFENLSKNSEQNVMLSLNYKVEDEDIEQLSSEENLIGYNVYPGLHSTDLSYNPPNQEEPEIAATSTEQKGSKRFQCGECGNQFANISNLYTHRRIHTGEKPYSCSECGKCFIYRSQLVIHERTHTGENPFMCSECGKCFTNKPQLVIHGRIHTGENPFICSECGKCFTDKSSLVKHQRIHTGEKPYSCSECGKCFTDNSSRIKHERYHKGEKPYSCSECGKCFTEKSNLVKHERIHTGEKPYLCHLCGEGFTNKLGLHKHHRNHTGENPFTCVECGKCFTDKTGLVKHEKIHTGEKPYSCSECGKCFTQKSNLVTHERSHTGEKMYSCLECGKCFTQKSNLVAHQRIHTGEKPHSCSLCGKCFTNKSDLVKHQRRHTGEKPYSCSECGKCFISKANLKVHQRSHTGEKPFTCSECGKGFTQKSNLVTHKKIHTGEKPFKCSECDKYFLTKGNLNDHQRSHTE from the exons aaatcgagactcgtcagaccaggcaacatttttccagtcttcaacagtccaattttg AAAATTTAAGTAAGAACTCTGAGCAAAACGTCATGTTATCACTAAATTATAAAGTAGAAGATGAAGATATCGAGCAGCTCTCTTCAGAAGAAAACCTCATTGGCTATAATGTATatccaggacttcacagtacagattTATCATATAATCCTCCTAATCAAGAAGAACCAGAGATTGCTGCAACAAGTACCGAGCAGAAAGGGAGTAAAAGATTTCAATGTGGGGAATGTGGAAACCAGTTTGCAAACATCTCAAATCTATATACACAcagaagaattcacacaggagagaagccgtactcatgttcagaatgtgggaaatgttttatttatagaTCACAGCTTGTTATACAtgaaagaactcacacaggagagaatccATTTatgtgttcagaatgtggtaaatgctTTACAAACAAACCACAACTTGTTATACAtgggagaattcacacaggagaaaatccatttatatgttcagaatgtggaaaatgctttacagataaatcaagtcttgtgaaacatcagagaattcacacaggagagaagccatattcatgttcagaatgtggaaaatgttttacagataattCAAGTCGCATTAAACACGAGAGATATCAcaaaggagagaagccgtattcgtgttcagaatgtggaaaatgttttaccgaaaaatcaaatcttgttaaacatgagagaattcacacaggagagaaaccgtatTTATGCCACCTGTGTGGTGAAGGTTTTACAAATAAATTAGGGCTTCATAAACATCatagaaatcacacaggagagaatccGTTTACATGTGTAGAATGTGGTAAATGCTTTACAGATAAAACAggtcttgttaaacatgagaaaattcacactggagagaaaccatattcatgttcagaatgcggcAAATGCTTTACACAAAAGTCAAATCTTGTcacacatgagagaagtcacactggagagaagatgtattcatgtttagaatgcgGGAAATGCTTTACACAAAAGTCAAATCTAgttgcacatcagagaattcacacaggagagaagccacatTCATGCTCActgtgtgggaaatgttttaccaataaatcagatcttgttaaacatcagagacgtcacacaggagagaagccatattcttgttcagaatgtgggaaatgtttcatttCTAAAGCCAACCTCAAGGTTcaccagagaagtcacacaggagagaaaccatttacatgttcagaatgtgggaaaggttTTACCCAAAAgtcaaatcttgttacacataaGAAAATTCACACGGGAGAAAAGCCATTTAAATGTTCAGAATGTGACAAATATTTTCTTACTAAAGGCAACCTCAACgatcatcagagaagtcacacagaatAG